The following coding sequences lie in one Leptospira saintgironsiae genomic window:
- a CDS encoding STAS domain-containing protein, with protein sequence MEGFQTDVSLEQGSCVVKIQGNVSLKNAFALKELIIRQFDEGHKDIILDFEGDVYLDSSGIGAIFNTQKYVTERHGHLKLRNLSRDVMTILRIANLDKHLDIIQ encoded by the coding sequence TTGGAAGGTTTTCAAACAGACGTATCCCTAGAACAAGGATCTTGTGTAGTTAAGATCCAGGGGAATGTAAGCCTAAAGAACGCATTTGCGTTAAAAGAACTCATCATTCGCCAGTTTGACGAGGGGCATAAAGATATCATCTTGGACTTCGAAGGGGATGTATATTTGGACTCCTCAGGGATCGGTGCCATTTTTAATACCCAAAAGTACGTCACAGAAAGACACGGTCATCTGAAACTCAGAAACCTAAGCAGAGACGTGATGACTATCTTGAGGATCGCAAATCTAGACAAACATCTGGATATTATTCAATAG
- a CDS encoding MBOAT family O-acyltransferase, producing MLFNSLPYLALFSLTFLLYWSIPQKGRKPLLLVSSLLFYFYSGAAFSIHFLLVIAVNFYFSLKLWEKKREGKSTSRLLTWIIVLNFVNLAFFKYFYFFLDSLDFFTGSLQFSEFGKGIHIPLPLAISFYTFQLIALQVDIHRDHVPERISSLDYFLFILFFPQLIAGPIMRTTDFLPKLDKPAIDFNRVQWGIFLILSGLFKKVVIADNISGIISGVYQHPGEYNFLSLYLVTFGFACQVYCDFSGYTDMARGSAYLLGYEIPENFRGPFLSPSFREFWGRWHVTLSTWLRDYLYIPLGGSRGGFWRTQGNSMITMTLGGLWHGANFGYVLWGAYLGLILAVERIISPGDPKKEEEPRGWKRFWKVALIIHLFAISGIFFRTAAAGKNSLSLAWDYFTGFLNIIGGKALVRWEELALFIIFTFLWNAVQYYPSIRERIQIKFRWLLPSFSFIILLLMGIFGDGGGEFIYFQF from the coding sequence ATGCTTTTTAACTCCCTACCCTACTTAGCTTTATTTTCGCTTACTTTCTTATTGTATTGGAGCATTCCTCAAAAAGGAAGAAAACCTCTACTTTTAGTTTCTTCTCTTCTTTTCTATTTTTATTCTGGTGCTGCATTTTCGATCCACTTCTTACTTGTGATCGCTGTGAACTTCTATTTTTCACTCAAACTTTGGGAGAAAAAAAGAGAAGGTAAATCCACATCCAGACTTCTTACCTGGATCATAGTTCTAAATTTTGTTAACCTAGCATTCTTCAAATATTTCTATTTCTTTCTGGATTCATTGGACTTCTTCACTGGTTCTTTGCAATTTTCAGAATTTGGAAAAGGGATCCATATTCCTCTTCCCCTCGCAATCAGCTTTTATACATTCCAGTTGATCGCGTTGCAGGTAGATATCCATAGGGACCATGTTCCGGAGAGGATCTCTTCTTTAGATTATTTCTTATTCATTCTTTTCTTCCCTCAATTGATCGCAGGACCGATCATGAGGACAACTGACTTTCTTCCCAAACTGGACAAACCTGCAATAGATTTCAATCGAGTGCAATGGGGAATTTTTCTTATTCTTTCCGGTCTATTTAAGAAGGTTGTGATCGCAGATAATATTTCTGGGATCATCTCTGGAGTTTATCAACATCCTGGAGAATATAATTTTCTAAGTTTATATCTAGTAACATTCGGATTTGCCTGCCAAGTATATTGTGATTTCAGTGGGTACACTGATATGGCAAGAGGATCAGCATACCTACTTGGTTATGAGATCCCTGAAAACTTCCGAGGACCTTTCCTCTCCCCAAGTTTCAGAGAGTTCTGGGGACGTTGGCATGTTACCTTATCCACTTGGCTCAGAGACTATCTATATATTCCATTAGGCGGAAGCAGAGGTGGATTCTGGAGAACCCAAGGAAATTCAATGATCACAATGACATTGGGCGGCCTATGGCATGGAGCAAACTTCGGCTATGTCCTTTGGGGAGCCTATTTAGGTCTGATCCTGGCTGTAGAAAGAATTATATCCCCAGGCGATCCTAAAAAAGAAGAAGAACCAAGAGGCTGGAAACGTTTCTGGAAAGTGGCGCTCATCATTCACTTATTTGCAATCTCAGGTATCTTCTTTAGAACTGCGGCTGCAGGCAAAAATTCACTTAGTTTAGCCTGGGACTATTTTACAGGTTTCTTAAATATTATTGGTGGAAAGGCACTCGTTCGCTGGGAAGAGTTGGCTTTATTTATTATATTCACCTTCCTATGGAATGCGGTTCAATATTATCCGAGTATTCGAGAAAGAATACAGATCAAATTCCGCTGGTTATTACCTTCCTTCTCCTTCATTATACTTTTATTAATGGGTATATTCGGAGATGGTGGTGGAGAATTTATTTACTTCCAGTTTTAG
- a CDS encoding hydroxyacylglutathione hydrolase family protein has protein sequence MLEVLRIYTDSPLRNFTYLVREPNSQKTLSIDPYDPDQISQVLENKSWSLDYILNTHEHNDHTCGNDGLVSKYGSKVLAHPAGLGKIPHASHSLKEGEKILESPDGNSYLKVIYTPGHTFAHVCLLQIENGSPYAVFTGDTIFNSGVGNCTRGGDPKTLYETVLKEFQNLPGNVRLYPGHDYLKNNLKFSLAIDPKNEEAAKALAKAEGMKEDQEFWTTNFSEERTFNPFFLIFDPKENLVSGIRNKMQNESLSTDPQTLFIALRSLRDKW, from the coding sequence ATGTTGGAAGTACTTAGGATCTATACAGACAGCCCCCTCCGAAATTTTACTTACCTGGTCAGAGAACCAAATTCTCAAAAAACACTTTCTATAGATCCATATGATCCGGATCAGATCTCTCAAGTTCTGGAGAACAAATCCTGGAGCCTGGATTATATTCTAAACACTCACGAACATAATGATCATACCTGTGGAAACGACGGACTTGTTTCCAAATATGGATCCAAAGTTTTAGCTCATCCAGCTGGGCTCGGAAAAATCCCTCATGCTTCCCACTCCTTAAAAGAAGGAGAAAAAATTTTAGAAAGTCCTGACGGAAATTCTTATCTTAAAGTCATTTATACTCCTGGTCATACATTTGCTCATGTTTGTCTTTTGCAGATAGAAAACGGTTCCCCTTATGCAGTATTTACTGGAGATACTATCTTTAATTCAGGTGTAGGAAATTGCACCAGAGGTGGAGATCCTAAAACACTTTACGAAACTGTTCTGAAAGAATTCCAAAATCTTCCCGGAAACGTTAGATTATATCCAGGACATGATTACCTCAAAAACAATCTGAAATTTAGTTTAGCAATAGATCCTAAAAATGAAGAAGCTGCCAAAGCATTAGCAAAAGCAGAAGGTATGAAGGAAGACCAAGAATTTTGGACCACAAACTTCTCAGAGGAAAGGACATTTAATCCATTCTTCCTTATATTTGATCCAAAAGAAAATTTGGTTTCTGGTATCCGAAATAAAATGCAAAACGAGTCCCTATCAACTGACCCTCAAACTCTGTTTATTGCACTAAGGTCTCTCCGGGATAAATGGTAG
- a CDS encoding PP2C family protein-serine/threonine phosphatase, translating to MRSSTTIKQYMKDAWPVLIVLNLSILGTLGIGLKFYTPPIRIPIVLLLVCCFTLFINFSAFVLFLTEKILPREQEFGKIIKRFRRGDSRMQNYVLPLDYVDENYEIRGRCMTYNPIGGDFYNFLKDKDGNYWMGIGDTSGHGYVAGLFSLMIMNQMSHLVHKFETPHEIIDQMLEHLEERTNTFPHIHRSLYATFLLMKADNKGNFLHSGIHPSLVLYKSKEDKTYVVSTDGKFLSTVMNSPLKKPKPSQSFKMDRDDILFCFTDGLFEQKNRSIGGYYGENLYKFLETAPKKNIRKLIDDLFSDVVKHTGGRIQDDMSLLVVRKF from the coding sequence ATGAGAAGTTCCACTACGATCAAACAGTACATGAAGGACGCCTGGCCGGTTTTAATCGTGCTAAATCTTTCTATCTTAGGTACTTTGGGAATCGGACTTAAATTTTATACGCCACCAATTCGAATCCCTATCGTTTTACTTTTAGTATGTTGTTTTACCTTATTCATTAATTTTTCTGCATTCGTTCTGTTTTTAACGGAGAAGATCCTACCAAGAGAACAAGAGTTTGGTAAAATAATAAAACGTTTCCGCAGAGGAGACAGTAGGATGCAAAACTACGTTCTTCCTCTGGACTATGTGGATGAAAATTATGAAATCCGCGGAAGATGTATGACATATAACCCGATCGGCGGGGACTTCTATAATTTCCTAAAAGACAAAGACGGAAATTATTGGATGGGGATAGGAGATACTTCCGGTCATGGTTATGTAGCCGGACTATTCAGTCTTATGATCATGAACCAAATGAGCCATCTGGTCCATAAATTTGAAACTCCTCATGAGATTATAGATCAGATGTTGGAACATTTGGAAGAAAGGACTAACACATTCCCCCATATCCATCGTAGTCTTTACGCTACTTTCCTTTTGATGAAAGCAGACAATAAAGGAAATTTTCTACATTCGGGAATTCACCCAAGTCTAGTTTTGTATAAAAGTAAAGAAGACAAAACATATGTAGTAAGCACCGACGGAAAATTCCTTTCCACGGTGATGAACTCTCCTCTCAAAAAACCAAAACCTTCTCAAAGTTTCAAAATGGACAGAGACGATATTCTGTTCTGTTTTACAGACGGTCTATTCGAACAAAAGAATAGAAGTATTGGCGGATACTACGGAGAGAATTTATATAAATTTTTGGAAACTGCTCCCAAGAAGAATATTCGCAAATTGATAGATGATCTATTTTCCGACGTTGTGAAACATACTGGCGGAAGAATACAAGACGATATGAGTCTTTTAGTGGTCAGAAAATTTTAA
- the sppA gene encoding signal peptide peptidase SppA: MKFLFHKSLLFVSGILFLSQCLFLSFPNQTSPIPKEKLVTGSSTESPDKILLIPIEGEISGQKSSGGLLGGEKDSIVSRVKTYLSMAARDPEIKGVILKIDSPGGSVTASDLIHHEILEFKQKKNVPVLSLFMDTAASGAYYLSMATDHIQAHPTTITGSIGVLRFGINAKEALDKLGIKSSTIRSGPNKATGNPVEEFTPEQKKVFQDIIMENYERFLSIIKKGRPKLKESELRKLADGRIYSANQALETGLIDSIGYFEDAVVQVTKLPGYKASSTLSPRIVFYSYKGPQPENFYQIDSDTGTGPTLLESLLPFRISPDHKLHYLFSPE; the protein is encoded by the coding sequence ATGAAATTCCTTTTCCACAAATCACTTCTATTTGTATCAGGAATCTTGTTCTTAAGCCAATGTTTGTTTCTTTCTTTTCCGAACCAAACTTCTCCCATCCCTAAAGAAAAATTAGTCACTGGTTCTTCTACAGAAAGCCCTGATAAAATATTACTTATTCCGATCGAAGGAGAGATCTCCGGACAAAAATCCTCAGGAGGACTTTTAGGCGGAGAAAAGGACAGCATAGTTAGCAGGGTCAAAACCTATTTGTCCATGGCAGCGAGAGATCCAGAGATCAAAGGTGTGATCTTAAAAATAGATTCTCCTGGCGGCTCCGTTACTGCAAGCGATCTAATCCATCACGAAATTTTAGAATTCAAACAGAAGAAGAATGTGCCGGTCCTTTCTCTATTCATGGACACAGCTGCTTCAGGTGCATATTATCTGAGTATGGCGACTGATCATATCCAGGCTCATCCTACTACAATCACAGGCTCCATTGGAGTTCTAAGATTCGGGATCAATGCCAAAGAAGCTTTAGACAAACTTGGGATCAAGAGTAGTACAATTCGTTCCGGTCCGAACAAGGCTACAGGAAACCCTGTAGAAGAATTCACTCCGGAACAAAAGAAAGTTTTCCAAGATATCATCATGGAGAATTACGAAAGGTTTTTGAGTATTATCAAAAAAGGAAGACCTAAGTTAAAAGAATCCGAACTTAGAAAACTTGCGGATGGTAGAATTTACTCCGCAAACCAAGCATTAGAAACAGGACTCATCGATTCTATTGGTTATTTCGAAGATGCAGTTGTTCAAGTGACCAAACTTCCAGGTTATAAAGCTTCTTCTACGCTTAGCCCAAGGATCGTATTCTATTCTTATAAGGGACCTCAACCGGAGAACTTCTATCAGATAGACAGTGATACAGGAACTGGTCCTACATTACTGGAATCCTTGCTGCCGTTCCGGATCTCTCCGGATCATAAATTGCATTATCTATTTTCACCCGAATAA
- the glpK gene encoding glycerol kinase GlpK, which translates to MSEYIIGIDAGTTGIRTFCFSKSGTVISSAYSEFKQHFPKPGWVEHDPEEIWAKTEKLILKAIRNGKLKPEKAVAIGITNQRETTVLFDKDTGAPVYNAIVWQCRRTSDFCSGLKKEGLEPIFRRKTGLVVDAYFSGTKIRWILDNVKGVRAKAEKGKVLFGTIDTYLLYRLTAGKSHKTDHTNASRTLIFNIEKKEWDKELLKILQIPEAILPETHNSSSLFGRTEGVKGLPDGIPISSLVGDQQGALFGQLCTEPGEAKNTYGTGCFLLFNTGNKLQISKNNLITTLACGPEGKTVYCLEGSIFIGGAVIQYLRDNLRFFKESKLSEKMASSVTKDDDVVFVPAFSGLGAPYWDMNARGAILGLTRDTTQEQITRAALKSIALQSYELVEAMENDTGSKLKVLKVDGGATANNWLMQYQADILGKKIVRPSNLDTTVLGAAYLAGLERGFYSSVNDLKKNQKTNKEFSPKLSSSLREKEIRVWKNSVKRILTPES; encoded by the coding sequence ATGAGTGAATATATCATCGGAATAGATGCCGGCACCACAGGTATACGTACATTTTGTTTTAGTAAATCCGGGACAGTGATCTCAAGCGCTTATTCCGAATTTAAACAACATTTTCCTAAACCGGGTTGGGTGGAACATGATCCTGAAGAGATTTGGGCGAAAACTGAAAAGCTTATCTTAAAAGCGATCCGCAATGGAAAATTAAAACCCGAAAAAGCGGTAGCAATAGGGATAACCAACCAAAGAGAAACTACAGTATTATTTGATAAGGATACGGGCGCTCCTGTTTATAACGCAATCGTATGGCAATGTCGTAGGACTTCCGACTTCTGTTCCGGATTAAAGAAAGAAGGATTAGAGCCAATCTTCAGAAGAAAAACAGGTCTAGTAGTAGATGCTTATTTCAGTGGGACCAAGATCAGATGGATCTTGGACAATGTAAAAGGTGTAAGAGCAAAAGCAGAAAAAGGGAAAGTCCTTTTCGGAACAATCGATACGTATCTTCTATATCGTCTGACCGCTGGAAAATCACATAAAACGGATCATACAAACGCGAGTAGAACTCTTATCTTCAATATTGAAAAGAAAGAATGGGATAAAGAATTATTAAAAATATTACAAATTCCTGAAGCAATCCTGCCTGAAACTCATAACTCCAGTAGTTTGTTCGGAAGAACGGAAGGAGTTAAGGGTCTACCTGATGGAATTCCAATCTCTTCTTTAGTCGGAGACCAACAAGGTGCATTATTCGGACAATTATGTACTGAACCTGGAGAGGCAAAAAACACATACGGAACCGGATGTTTCTTATTATTCAATACAGGAAACAAGCTACAGATTTCTAAAAATAATCTGATCACAACTCTTGCCTGTGGACCAGAGGGAAAAACAGTTTATTGTTTAGAAGGTTCCATCTTCATAGGTGGAGCGGTAATCCAGTATCTAAGAGATAATCTCAGATTTTTCAAGGAATCCAAACTTTCTGAAAAGATGGCTTCTTCTGTAACCAAGGACGATGATGTTGTTTTTGTTCCTGCATTCTCCGGTTTGGGTGCTCCTTATTGGGATATGAATGCAAGAGGAGCGATCTTAGGTCTTACGAGAGATACAACCCAAGAACAGATAACGAGAGCCGCATTAAAATCGATCGCATTACAATCTTATGAACTAGTAGAAGCAATGGAGAATGATACTGGTTCCAAACTGAAAGTCCTAAAAGTGGACGGCGGAGCGACTGCTAATAATTGGCTCATGCAATACCAAGCTGATATTTTAGGTAAAAAGATCGTAAGGCCTTCTAACCTGGATACAACAGTTTTGGGAGCTGCATATCTCGCAGGATTGGAAAGAGGTTTTTATTCTTCCGTAAATGATCTGAAGAAGAACCAAAAAACAAATAAGGAATTTTCTCCTAAGCTAAGTTCCAGTTTGAGAGAAAAAGAGATCCGAGTCTGGAAGAATTCAGTAAAAAGAATTCTTACTCCTGAATCCTAA
- a CDS encoding DNA repair helicase XPB produces MSKPLIVQSDKTMLLEVDNPEFEACQLVVAKFAELEKSPEYLHTYRISPLSLWNAASIKMSADEIVECLEKYSRYSVPKNVVNEIKEQIGRYGKVKLVKEENGDLCIISNEKGFLQEISNHRAVQPYIEKTENDKIYIKKEFRGHIKQALIKIGFPVEDLAGYDEGNKYGFNLRPTTKSGRKFGMRDYQRASVEVFHAGGGNEGGSGVVVLPCGAGKTIVGIGVMQIVGAETLILVTNTLSIRQWKNEILDKTDIPESDIGEYSGEVKEIKPITIATYNILTHRKKKGGDFTHFHLFSANNWGLIVYDEVHLLPAPVFRMTSELQAKRRLGLTATLVREDGLEEDVFSLIGPKKYDVPWKELESKSWIAEAKCKEIRVSMEDDLRMRYSIADDREKFRLASENPEKLKAIGMIMKKHSESHLLVIGQYINQLEEISKTFKIPLITGKTPLGERQELYDAFRSGRIKSLVVSKVANFSIDLPDANIAIQVSGTFGSRQEEAQRLGRILRPKGEDNTAVFYSLISRDTNEERFGQNRQLFLTEQGYEYEIYTLDQFRESLEEKVGVQ; encoded by the coding sequence GTGAGTAAACCGTTAATCGTACAAAGTGATAAGACTATGCTTTTAGAGGTGGATAATCCTGAATTCGAAGCCTGCCAGCTAGTGGTAGCTAAATTCGCGGAATTAGAAAAAAGTCCGGAATACCTTCACACTTATAGAATTTCTCCTCTTTCCTTGTGGAACGCTGCATCTATCAAAATGAGTGCAGATGAGATCGTAGAATGTTTGGAAAAATATTCTAGATACTCAGTTCCAAAAAACGTAGTCAATGAGATCAAAGAACAGATCGGAAGATACGGAAAAGTAAAACTAGTCAAGGAAGAGAATGGAGATCTTTGTATCATCTCCAATGAAAAAGGATTTTTACAAGAGATCTCAAATCATAGAGCGGTCCAGCCTTATATAGAAAAGACTGAGAATGATAAGATCTATATCAAAAAAGAATTCAGAGGCCATATCAAACAGGCTCTGATCAAGATCGGTTTCCCTGTAGAAGACCTTGCTGGTTACGACGAAGGAAACAAATACGGGTTCAACCTAAGACCTACTACTAAGTCTGGTAGAAAGTTCGGAATGAGAGATTACCAAAGAGCCTCTGTGGAAGTATTCCATGCTGGTGGTGGAAACGAAGGTGGATCCGGAGTAGTGGTTCTTCCCTGCGGTGCCGGTAAAACTATTGTAGGTATTGGTGTAATGCAGATCGTGGGAGCCGAAACTCTCATCCTGGTCACAAACACACTTTCAATCCGTCAGTGGAAAAACGAAATTTTAGACAAAACTGATATTCCTGAATCTGATATTGGAGAATACTCAGGAGAAGTGAAAGAGATCAAACCGATCACAATCGCTACTTATAATATTCTAACTCATAGAAAGAAGAAAGGTGGGGATTTCACCCACTTCCATCTATTCAGCGCGAATAACTGGGGACTAATCGTTTATGACGAGGTTCACTTACTTCCAGCTCCAGTATTCAGAATGACTTCTGAATTGCAGGCAAAGAGAAGATTGGGACTTACTGCAACCCTAGTTCGAGAAGACGGACTAGAAGAAGACGTATTCAGCCTCATCGGACCTAAAAAGTACGATGTGCCTTGGAAGGAACTCGAAAGCAAGTCCTGGATCGCTGAAGCAAAATGTAAAGAGATCCGTGTTTCTATGGAAGACGATCTTCGTATGAGATATTCTATCGCAGATGATAGGGAGAAGTTCCGCTTGGCCTCCGAAAATCCGGAGAAATTAAAAGCAATCGGAATGATTATGAAAAAGCATTCTGAGTCTCATCTACTCGTGATCGGACAGTACATCAATCAGTTGGAAGAAATCTCCAAAACCTTCAAAATTCCTTTGATTACTGGAAAAACTCCTTTGGGGGAAAGACAGGAATTGTACGATGCGTTCAGATCGGGTAGGATCAAGTCGCTAGTTGTGAGTAAGGTTGCAAACTTCTCCATCGACTTACCGGATGCGAATATCGCGATTCAGGTTTCCGGAACCTTTGGTTCTCGTCAGGAAGAGGCACAACGTTTGGGCCGAATTTTGAGACCGAAAGGCGAGGACAACACTGCAGTTTTCTATTCTTTGATTTCGAGAGATACGAACGAAGAAAGATTCGGTCAGAACAGACAACTTTTCCTTACAGAACAAGGTTACGAATACGAAATATACACTCTAGACCAATTCAGAGAATCTCTCGAAGAAAAAGTCGGAGTCCAATAA
- a CDS encoding MBL fold metallo-hydrolase, which produces MRIKFWGVRGSISSPVQGDLIRSKILRILSLASPSDLQSPEAIEDFLDSLALSNWSTYGGNTTCIEIRDKEDKLVIIDGGTGLRELGNSILHEGYASGKGKAVWIFTHTHWDHIQGIPFFVPLYTPGNKFEFVSSVENLEERLRYQHTFTHFPVPFDGFQAEKIFRHVPEGRAFRVTDSITSISKAVRHPGGSFSYRFEEDGKSLIFASDAEFNLDEMENIEDYLNYFRGADVLVFDTQYTFEESLQKIDWGHSTASMATDIALRANVKKLVMFHHDPSYDDEKLDAVYLRAIKYKEMFDPDNQLEIIMAREGLEIQI; this is translated from the coding sequence ATGCGGATCAAATTCTGGGGAGTGCGGGGCTCCATTTCTTCCCCCGTTCAGGGCGACCTGATTCGATCTAAGATTCTTAGGATACTAAGCTTGGCATCTCCGTCTGACCTCCAAAGTCCGGAGGCAATCGAGGATTTTTTAGACTCCTTAGCGCTTTCTAATTGGAGCACCTATGGCGGAAATACGACCTGCATAGAGATCCGGGATAAAGAAGATAAACTTGTTATTATAGACGGTGGGACGGGACTCAGAGAACTGGGGAACTCCATCTTACACGAAGGATACGCTTCCGGAAAAGGAAAGGCGGTTTGGATCTTCACCCACACTCATTGGGATCATATCCAAGGAATTCCATTCTTCGTCCCTTTGTATACTCCAGGGAATAAATTCGAATTCGTAAGTTCTGTTGAAAATCTAGAAGAAAGATTAAGATACCAGCACACGTTTACACATTTTCCGGTTCCTTTCGATGGTTTCCAAGCGGAGAAAATATTCCGTCATGTTCCAGAAGGTAGGGCATTCAGAGTAACTGATTCTATAACTTCTATTTCTAAAGCAGTCCGCCATCCAGGTGGAAGTTTTTCTTACAGGTTTGAAGAAGATGGTAAGTCGTTAATCTTCGCTTCTGATGCGGAGTTCAATTTGGACGAGATGGAGAATATAGAAGACTATCTGAACTATTTCAGAGGGGCTGATGTTCTAGTATTCGATACTCAATATACTTTCGAAGAGTCCTTACAAAAAATCGATTGGGGGCATAGTACTGCTTCCATGGCAACTGACATTGCTCTTAGAGCGAATGTTAAAAAATTAGTAATGTTTCACCATGATCCTTCTTATGATGACGAAAAATTGGATGCAGTTTATCTGCGCGCGATTAAATACAAAGAAATGTTTGATCCGGACAACCAATTAGAGATCATCATGGCAAGAGAAGGTCTGGAAATCCAAATTTAA
- a CDS encoding aldose 1-epimerase: MTDGTQWISWDWTHPITKETFPIILPYNKNVSIFESGNFLMFPWVNRYASTEFILNGKVWNAKEMIRDSNQFPVHGLVHSLERKLLKLKNNQKGAEFRVNFPEEWKDSPLSGVAIREEYSIEETSSGTLLSVKTKFNNLRSDSIRFAYGYHPYINLGKNDEDWKLHLQLDKNLELGENLVPIQPFISNPISSILEGEKIPSLDHLFYGREPRVVLENGTKKYSITVLSPPPEEGQIPLNYYQIYTKPDRSAIAVEPCSSPGNALLSGQDLKELKGHSETFGEFRILVRAS; encoded by the coding sequence TTGACCGACGGTACCCAATGGATTTCTTGGGACTGGACTCATCCAATTACTAAGGAAACTTTTCCGATCATTCTTCCTTATAATAAAAATGTAAGTATATTCGAATCCGGTAATTTTCTGATGTTCCCTTGGGTGAATCGCTATGCTTCTACAGAATTCATTCTAAATGGAAAGGTGTGGAATGCTAAAGAAATGATCCGAGATTCCAATCAGTTTCCGGTCCATGGCCTGGTACATTCTCTAGAAAGAAAACTTTTAAAACTGAAAAATAACCAAAAGGGTGCAGAGTTCAGAGTAAACTTTCCGGAAGAGTGGAAAGATTCTCCACTTTCTGGAGTTGCAATCAGAGAAGAATATTCAATCGAAGAGACTTCTTCCGGGACTCTTTTAAGTGTGAAGACTAAATTTAATAATTTAAGATCTGACTCGATTCGATTTGCTTACGGTTATCATCCTTATATCAATTTAGGAAAAAATGATGAAGATTGGAAACTCCATCTTCAGTTGGACAAAAATTTGGAATTGGGAGAGAATCTTGTTCCGATCCAACCTTTTATTTCTAATCCAATTTCTTCCATTTTGGAAGGGGAGAAGATCCCAAGTTTAGATCATTTATTTTACGGAAGAGAACCTCGAGTTGTTTTGGAAAATGGAACCAAAAAATACTCAATCACGGTCTTAAGTCCTCCTCCTGAAGAAGGACAAATTCCATTAAATTATTATCAAATATATACAAAACCGGATCGTTCTGCGATTGCAGTCGAACCTTGCAGCTCTCCAGGCAACGCTCTCTTGTCTGGACAGGATTTAAAAGAGCTAAAAGGTCACTCCGAAACCTTCGGAGAATTCAGGATTCTGGTGAGAGCGTCATGA